The DNA region ATCCCAGCAGCGCGAACTTCCGCCATGGCTTCCGCGACGAAGCCGTAATCCACTTTGCGATCTGCTTGGATGAATACTTGTTTGTTCTTTTTATGTTCAAAGATGGCCTTGAGCTTCGGTTTAAGCTCGTCCATCTGAATACGTGTTTTAGCAATGGTCATCTTTTGATCAGCGGCAATAACCAGAACGAAAGGTTCTTCGTTCATTTCAACCCCGGAAGACGAAGTCTTTGGCAAGTCGACGTCGATCCCTTGTTGCATCAGGGGAGTTGTCACCATGAACATGATCAGAAGAACAAGCATGACGTCCACCAAAGGCGTCACGTTGATTTCACTTAATGTCGCGCGGCTTTTTTTGCCGCCGCCGCCACCCATTCCCATGACTTAGTTTCCTTGAAAGAAGTTGCGTTTAACAATGTTCAGGAAGTCTGCGCCAAAGTTGTTCAAAGTAATTTCTTGTTTGCGAATGCGGGAAATAAAGCCGTTGTATAAAACAACCGCAGGGATCGCTGCTGCCAGACCGATTGCCGTTGCAATCAAAGCCTCAGAGATACCAGGAGCGACAACTGCCAAACTTGCAGAACCGGTTTGACCGATTTTATGGAAGGACTGCATGATCCCCCAAACCGTACCGAACAAGCCTATGAAAGGACCCGTGCTGCCCGTCGTTGCCAACACAGTCAGACGCGATTCAAGTTTGGAGACTTCGTTCTCGTTCGCTTTATTAATGATACGCTCAAGATTGTCGATTCCCGACAGAATTGGTTTGTCATTTTCAGTGCGAGCCAAAAGCGGGGATTCGGAGATCTTTTTCATTTCAAGGTAAGCTGCCTTGAATACGCGTGCTACCGATGAGTCTTTATATTGATCGATATCTTCATACAAAGAATCCAATGAATTAACTTTCCAGAATTTGTTCAGGAAAAGATCATCAGCTGTGCGCATTTTTTTGAAAGCTTGAAATTTGGTATAACCAATAGCCCAGCAAAATACCGACAAAACGATAAGGATAAGAAGTGTTAATTGTACAACAGGACTGGCCTGTGCAATTGCATCCCATGAGCTCGTATTAACCGAAACAGAAGGTGCGGCCTCAGCGACCTGAACAAAAAGTGGAAACATAGATGGACCTCCATGTTCAACCTTATGCCCAAAAGGTCCTGAGATCAACCCGCGATGTCCCTATGGCGCAGGACCATCGTCGTGATTGATCTTGATTCTTACTGTGCAAGCCAGCTGGTGATTTGAGTGATATCTGTGCTGATATATCCATCAGCATTGTAGGCTTTTGCGCGTTTGAACTCTTCCTCGTTTTCAACGATCAGGAAGATCTTTTTGTGACGGCGACGCATTTCTGCGATCACATTGTCATTGAACGCTGGGCGACCCAAAATTTTAAATGGAGCCACAAAGACGTCACCTTTGAATTGTGTGGATGGCAAAACCCACAAGGCATCAAAGCTCATCAGGCGCATTAAATCCGGGCGACCCGTGCCGT from Bdellovibrio sp. GT3 includes:
- a CDS encoding ExbD/TolR family protein is translated as MGMGGGGGKKSRATLSEINVTPLVDVMLVLLIMFMVTTPLMQQGIDVDLPKTSSSGVEMNEEPFVLVIAADQKMTIAKTRIQMDELKPKLKAIFEHKKNKQVFIQADRKVDYGFVAEAMAEVRAAGIFNIGLVTLPKDK
- the tolQ gene encoding protein TolQ, coding for MFPLFVQVAEAAPSVSVNTSSWDAIAQASPVVQLTLLILIVLSVFCWAIGYTKFQAFKKMRTADDLFLNKFWKVNSLDSLYEDIDQYKDSSVARVFKAAYLEMKKISESPLLARTENDKPILSGIDNLERIINKANENEVSKLESRLTVLATTGSTGPFIGLFGTVWGIMQSFHKIGQTGSASLAVVAPGISEALIATAIGLAAAIPAVVLYNGFISRIRKQEITLNNFGADFLNIVKRNFFQGN